GATAAAAGTCAATATTGCTACGTGTAACCGCTTGTAGGCCGGGCTCCCACTCTCATCCCAGGCCGTCACGAATACCGTACTTCGTGTCTCTAGTCTTTTGTGTCAAGCCCTGCTGTCACGGGCCTTGCAGAGGCTCCCATAATCGGGAGCAGAGCCCCCCTGAAGCATTTTTCAACAAAAAGTAATACACGGGAAAAACGCCGCGGTCCCCGATGTGATGTTGTTTCATAACCTACTACTAATAGTCTTAGGGCTCTCTGGCCATCTGTACTCAACTGTTTATAGTAACTTTTGGACGGCCCTCGCTCTTGTGATCTACTTTGGTGTATGAAAACAGAGCAAcaagcgcatgcggcgtACTTACTCGCGTCACATGCCATTCCATGTTACGGTAGGCGAGTGAATAAGGCGTCCCTGCGAAATATCGCTTTTTGTGGGGTGCTGGATTAGCAGGCTTTTGCTGAAGTTGTGAATCCTTGTAGGGCTGTGTGTGCATGAGGAAACAAGAGTAGCAGGAAAGGGGAGCGATCAACAATGCAGTCAGCTCGTCGTCTGGCGCCTGGGGCGGAACTCGCGCTGGCAGACTGCCAGAAAAAGATCGTTGACCCAGAATTTAAACTAAAAGAGAAGGCCCTTGGCCTTTTGCCGCTCAATCCCGAGTCTCCGTTTGGAAACTTCCCAAAGCAAAAAGGATGGTCCAGTTCTACGAATAAAAGCCAGGTTGTGGCCTACCTGAGCCAAACAGTGGCCACACCTCTTGTTCGATTCAATGAGCGAGAAAGGAAATTTCTGAGGAGGGGCGGCGGTGCGTCCTCCAGAAACAATTGAGTCGAACGAATCTCCGCCTCGCTAGTCAAGGACAGAGCTGATGCGGAATGTATATGGTAGCTGCATCTCGAAATCCGGCTGGAAACAGAGAGACTCGCGGGTTTCCCGGATGATTTCCTTTGGCTGGCTAGGCTCACTTGCGGCAGTGATACCTTTCCACAATTCTACGAGGCCACCTGCCTTCATGTAGCAAGGCACTCAACGCATTTCCAGTTGCGCATAACGGGTCACGGGTGGCGCAAGGCGCACAAGTCACCAGCGGGAATGAACCTCACACGCACCTCACGAAGAAGGAACAATGCCAATGGACATGTTTAGCAGGAAGACGCTGGTTTTAGCATCACGTTTCTCCTACGGGGTCAGATGAGAACACCAGTTCGTCCTGGTCCTGCATCACGAGGCAGAGGATACCAAACAGTTGGAAGACTGTTCACATGAACGTCGTGGATTGCAATTCGTGGGGGCATGCTTGCAAGACTGACATAACCCAGAACCCCACCGACGTAGCGAGATGAGCGCTCTTTTCTCGAAAAAACTCTTGAAAGCTACTGTCGTGACTGGTTGTGTGTTCCACTGCTTGGGAAGACAGCACCTCCCATGGCTACTATCCGCCGTTGGCTTCTGCGTGTATACAGGCTCCGgggcgcacacgcacgcTGTTGCTGTAAGGCGTTGGATGCATGAGGCAAAGCACGTTCCTCTACCTCCTCGTGCTGGGGCCTTCTGTCGTAGGCCCATTGAACCTTCTCAATTTCGCCGGTTTTACCAGCGAGGAGACTTGCCTGTCGCCGTCGAGCACGGCGCGTCAGGTAGGTTCTGGTTCCGTACAAGAGGAATAGCCACGTATTTTTTGCCCCCCTCAGCAGTATCTCCGATCGGCGACGGCACACTCATGGCTTCTCCTAAACTCTACCTCGAAGGACATGCTGGTTTTCTCTGCTCACATACTCTGCACCTCTTTTCCAGTCCCCGTCTCCACAAACTCATGACGCGTCACTCGTCGCTGCCATACCTGCATGGAGGAAGGTACGCCCCCGTCGCCAGACTCTCCCGCCGTGTGGGTGAATCGGTAGGGTGTGCCCTGTGCGGCGCTTCGTAGGAAACCGAGTCTTGTGGAAGGCGGACGTTGCCTCGCTTGACTACCAGTACTTTCTTCCGATGTTCTTCGACGGTAtacgagagaaagaagatCCTTACCGGTTTCTGGCTGTCCAGGGGGTAAGTCATGgcacctgcgccgcgtcACGTCGGGTGGCCCGAAAAGAAAAAGGTGATAACACCAGCGAATAGAGAGCGGCACCCGCATTCACGATCGCTCTCTGAATTTTGATCCGTTCTTCTGATGGACATCGACCGCGCGCCCAGGTATACGACCTCCTCAAGGGTGCTACCCAGAAAATCCTCCCTGTCATCCCCCAGCTGGTGATACCCATCAAGAAGGCTTTGAATACGCGGGACAGTGAAGTAAGAGATCGGGAAGGAGAGTGAGGGTTTCAATAGGACTTCTCGCATCAGAGTTGGTATCCAATCCCCGCTCGGTCTGGCGCCGCTTTGCTTCGCCGAGAGAAAGTGCTCATACACACAATGCAGGAGCATACCAACGAGCGACAGTGGATCTGATGCAGCAGGCAACGGTATTGTTTCTTGTTCGTCCATCTAGCTGCTATTCTGTTTGCCGGAGTTGTGACCGCCTGGCGTACATTTTCGAATTGAATGTATGCTGTCTCCTTCACAACGAGAAGCGGAGCGCGTCCAATAAAACAGCTTGCGCCACAATAGATACTGGGTGACCGGTCCCTCTCGTATGGCAGAGCCATTCGAAACAGCTTTggatgcggcagccgctgtgCGGTTTCCGCTTGTTGCGTTGGAATACAACCGGATGAATCACAGGACAGTGCCAGGCATCCTGCCATTAGAAGCCTCTCTTAAAGCATTGGCGCGAGCGCTAGAAGGCCTGACCGCACGCAAGAGCTTAAAATATGACGGACCAGCGTGCTCTTGGACACGGGCCAGCACAATATTAGAAACGGCAGCAGATGATAACTCTAGAATACCGTGACTACAGTGTGCATCCATCAAGCTACGTTTCTTTTACTTGTGCCTGATTCGTCCGTAGATTATCGCAACAACCCTGAAGATTCTCCAAACTCTCGTTCTCTCCGGTACGCCTTCTGCGTAGCAGGCAAAAGCGGTACTACGGCAGGATGAATGGATCGAACTGGAGGACCGTTTTTCTCCTTGTCTGAGATTACACTACACATTAAACAGCCTCGTTATGGGACACCATCCGCTCGTGCAGATACACATAGTTCTTGACGCACTGTGAGGTATTAAGGTCTCGACAGAGGATATTTTTTCGCCCTACGGGTGTACAGACTACAAAGCGTCCCTTGCAGTCCTCCGCTATGCTCCAGAAAAAGGTATACTGGCGAAGTAGTTCTCCAGTTGAAACCAAGGTCACGAAGTGATAGTAAAGGAGTATCGCTCCCACGTTTCCTTCACGTACCATCCCACTGTCTGGCCCAACCATTCCGTTTCCCCCTGCTCGGCGTAGCGTGCTTGCGTAATCTACAGATAACTGCATCCCTCGCGGTATGCATGCGACGAATTTGTAAAGTAGCCGACTAGGGACGGTACTCCAGTGCCTTTCTCAAAAATAATGGCTGCCCTTTTCCCCGCGCCGCAAGGCACCCGATTGAGCC
Above is a window of Besnoitia besnoiti strain Bb-Ger1 chromosome Unknown contig00007, whole genome shotgun sequence DNA encoding:
- a CDS encoding uncharacterized protein (encoded by transcript BESB_071980), with the translated sequence MQSARRLAPGAELALADCQKKIVDPEFKLKEKALGLLPLNPESPFGNFPKQKGWSSSTNKSQVVAYLSQTVATPLVRFNERERKFLRRGGGNRVLWKADVASLDYQYFLPMFFDGIREKEDPYRFLAVQGVYDLLKGATQKILPVIPQLVIPIKKALNTRDSEIIATTLKILQTLVLSARWGSTRALLLTDLALLQLANQQKSKSGRPNLLWTEKEETLHIFEINGGPDAFINIKYMIPTYESCVVQ